The Pirellulimonas nuda genome includes a region encoding these proteins:
- a CDS encoding mechanosensitive ion channel family protein yields MLALCVPACDALAQPPADPAPPADSGDAAPTPEAPARVSVEPISDDADIAKRLQRILRATGWFRDPVVRVDEGVAFLEGATGDADRKAWAQQLASKTDDVVAVVNNIKLDRPSMFDLSPARANLEDLLRGAIQTTPTLIVAALLFAATWLAARLAARVARNVAERRIDNTLLRGVLSKAAAIPVLLLGAYLALRVSGLTRLAVTVLGGTGVLGIVLGIAFRDIAENFLASILISIQRPFQTGDLVTIDDRQGFVQMVTTRGTLIMTLDGDHVQIPNALVYKSVIVNSSANPNQRLSFVVGVDYGDSASRAQRSVLEAVSLHEAVLRDPEPLVLVDGLASSTVNLRVFFWINRAEYSPLKVRSAVLRQVKRRLQSDGFTLPDESRELIFPQGVPIRWLGEPPPGGAGGGPDKRREEPALNAAAGAVRQSVDPDESEAGATKAEGGLVSEKKEIEDQAAASRPLQDGDPLLAAPAVAAR; encoded by the coding sequence ATGCTCGCCCTCTGCGTGCCCGCCTGCGACGCGCTGGCCCAGCCGCCGGCCGATCCCGCCCCGCCGGCCGACAGCGGCGACGCGGCGCCGACCCCCGAGGCCCCCGCTCGGGTCAGCGTTGAGCCGATCTCCGACGACGCAGACATCGCCAAGCGGCTGCAGCGGATCCTGCGGGCGACCGGCTGGTTCCGCGACCCCGTGGTCCGCGTCGATGAGGGGGTCGCGTTCCTCGAAGGGGCCACCGGGGACGCCGATCGCAAGGCCTGGGCGCAGCAGTTGGCGTCGAAGACCGACGACGTGGTGGCGGTGGTTAACAACATCAAACTCGACCGCCCCAGCATGTTCGACCTCTCGCCCGCCAGGGCCAACCTCGAAGACCTGCTGCGCGGGGCGATCCAGACCACCCCGACGCTGATCGTGGCGGCGCTGCTGTTCGCGGCGACCTGGCTGGCGGCGCGCCTTGCAGCGCGCGTGGCGCGGAACGTCGCCGAGCGACGCATCGACAACACGCTGCTCAGGGGCGTGCTGTCTAAGGCGGCCGCGATCCCCGTGCTGCTGCTCGGCGCGTACCTGGCGCTGCGCGTCTCGGGGCTGACCCGCTTGGCGGTCACGGTGCTGGGGGGTACGGGGGTGCTGGGGATCGTGCTCGGCATCGCCTTCCGCGACATCGCGGAGAACTTCCTGGCCAGCATCCTGATCAGCATCCAACGCCCGTTTCAGACCGGCGACCTGGTGACCATCGACGATCGCCAGGGCTTCGTGCAGATGGTGACCACCCGCGGCACGCTGATCATGACGCTCGACGGCGACCACGTGCAGATCCCCAACGCGCTGGTCTACAAGAGCGTCATCGTCAACTCGTCGGCCAACCCCAACCAGCGTTTGAGCTTCGTAGTGGGCGTCGATTACGGCGACTCGGCGTCGCGGGCTCAGCGGTCGGTGCTCGAGGCGGTGAGCCTACACGAGGCGGTGCTACGCGACCCAGAGCCGTTGGTGCTGGTCGACGGGCTGGCGTCTTCGACGGTGAACCTGCGGGTCTTCTTTTGGATCAACCGCGCGGAGTACAGCCCGTTGAAGGTGCGTTCTGCCGTGCTCCGGCAGGTGAAGCGGCGGCTGCAATCGGACGGCTTTACGCTGCCGGACGAATCGCGCGAGCTGATCTTCCCGCAGGGGGTGCCGATCCGTTGGCTGGGCGAACCACCGCCCGGTGGGGCGGGAGGCGGGCCCGACAAGCGGCGCGAAGAGCCCGCATTGAACGCCGCCGCTGGGGCCGTACGGCAATCAGTCGATCCCGACGAGTCGGAAGCCGGGGCCACCAAGGCCGAAGGGGGGTTGGTGTCCGAGAAGAAAGAAATCGAAGACCAGGCCGCCGCCTCGCGGCCGCTTCAGGACGGCGACCCGCTGCTCGCTGCGCCGGCGGTTGCGGCCCGCTAG